A region from the Lemur catta isolate mLemCat1 chromosome 7, mLemCat1.pri, whole genome shotgun sequence genome encodes:
- the LOC123641861 gene encoding fatty acid desaturase 2-like protein FADS2B → MKLDEKCGVNGSLVGRTEPHLGEEHQTRGKAVASAGAEVSGKQEANGKQEVPRKSLNMYTWQEIQRHNQQADQWLVINRKVYDVTGWAGRHPGGRRILTHYAGEDATDVFRAVHLELDVVQLYLKPLLIGELAPGEPSQERHKNSQLVKDFQELRKTVEAMNMFDPNLGFFFLHLAQILILEVLAWLTVYQFGSGWRVTIFITFLLIISQAQSGFLQHDAGHLSIFKKSKWNHLLHKFLMCHLKGLSGNWWNYRHFQHHVKTNIYPKDPDINMGPLFLLGDLQPVKYGKKKIKYIDYKKQHLYFYMVGLPLLMPVYFNAKSMEMMYLRRDWGDIAWVSSFYIRHFITFGPFYGIFGTLLLMYLVKFLESPWIAYVTQMSHIPMQMSTEENRDWLSTQVLATCNIEQSFFNDWFTGHLNFQIEHHLFPTMPRHNYHKVAPLVRSLCAKHGLQYVNKPMLTAFGDIVRALKKSAALWKDAYYET, encoded by the exons GGGAAGCAGGAAGTTCCCAGGAAAAGCCTCAACATGTACACCTGGCAGGAGATCCAGAGACACAACCAGCAGGCCGACCAGTGGCTGGTCATCAACCGCAAGGTCTACGATGTCACTGGCTGGGCAGGCAGGCATCCAGGTGGGCGCCGGATCCTCACCCACTATGCCGGGGAAGATGCCACG GATGTCTTCAGGGCTGTACACCTGGAGCTTGACGTTGTGCAGTTATACCTTAAGCCACTGCTCATTGGAGAGCTTGCCCCAGGAGAGCCCAGCCAGGAGAGACACAAAAAC TCCCAGTTGGTGAAAGATTTCCAAGAATTGCGGAAGACAGTAGAGGCTATGAACATGTTCGATCCCAACCTGGGGTTCTTCTTCCTTCACTTAGCCCAGATCTTGATTTTGGAAGTGCTGGCTTGGCTAACAGTGTATCAGTTTGGCAGTGGCTGGCGTGTTACAATATTCATTACTTTTCTTCTCATAATTTCTCAG GCTCAGAGTGGATTTTTGCAGCATGACGCGGGGCACCTTTCCATATTTAAGAAGTCCAAGTGGAACCATCTGTTGCACAAATTTTTGATGTGCCATCTCAAG GGCCTGTCAGGAAACTGGTGGAATTACCGGCACTTCCAACATCATGTAAAAACAAACATCTACCCCAAAGACCCGGATATCAACATGGGTCCGCTTTTTCTGCTTGGAGATTTGCAACCTGTCAAG tatggcaagaagaaaatcaaatacatCGACTACAAAAAGCAGCACCTGTACTTCTACATGG ttGGGCTCCCCCTTCTCATGCCTGTATATTTCAACGCGAAATCCATGGAAATGATGTACCTCAGAAGAGACTGGGGG GACATCGCCTGGGTTAGCAGCTTTTATATCCGACATTTCATCACATTTGGCCCTTTCTATGGAATCTTTGGAACCCTATTGCTCATGTATTTGGTCAA GTTCCTTGAAAGTCCCTGGATTGCATATGTTACCCAGATGAGCCACATACCAATGCAAATGAGCACAGAGGAGAACCGGGACTGGCTCAGCACTCAG GTCTTGGCCACCTGTAATATTGAACAGTCCTTTTTCAATGACTGGTTCACTGGACACCTGAACTTCCAAATCGAGCACCA CTTGTTCCCCACAATGCCACGCCATAATTATCACAAAGTGGCACCTCTGGTGAGgtcactgtgtgccaagcacgGATTGCAGTACGTGAATAAGCCCATGCTGACGGCGTTTGGAGATATTGTCAG GGCTTTGAAGAAATCTGCAGCTCTCTGGAAGGATGCTTACTACGAAACATGA